From one Acidibrevibacterium fodinaquatile genomic stretch:
- the trpE gene encoding anthranilate synthase component I yields MTAPPEFAAFREHYDSGRGALVSWRGVADLETPVAAFLKLAHGRPNSFLLESIEGGAARGRYSIIGLDPDLIWRCRGGCAEINRDALAAPHAFTPDPRPPLESLRAVIAETRLEVPENLPPMAGGLVGYLGYDMVRLMEALPSDKPDPLALPDSILVRPTLFAIFDTVKDELSLITPVYPQAGVTAEAAFALAQTRLAAAEAALNRPLPHPPPPVSLPPMAEPSSNFTKAEFIAAVERAKEYIFAGDAFQIVPSQRFSAPFALPPFALYRALRRINPAPFLFFLDFGGFAVVGSSPEILVRLRDGIVTIRPLAGTRRRGATRDEDLALEAELLADPKERAEHLMLLDLGRNDVGRVAEIGSVRVTESFSIERFSHVMHIMSDVQGKIRPGLDAVDALVAGFPAGTLTGAPKVRAMAIIDELEPVRRGLYAGCIGYFAANGTMDTCIGLRTALVKEGVMHVQAGCGVVADSNPEAEYEETRQKARALFRAAEEAVRFAADRGPRSG; encoded by the coding sequence ATGACCGCCCCCCCGGAGTTCGCCGCCTTCCGCGAGCATTATGACAGCGGACGCGGGGCTTTGGTTTCCTGGCGCGGGGTCGCCGATCTCGAAACCCCGGTCGCGGCGTTTCTCAAGCTCGCCCACGGCCGACCCAATTCGTTCCTGCTCGAAAGCATCGAAGGCGGCGCCGCGCGCGGGCGCTATTCGATCATCGGTCTCGACCCCGATCTGATCTGGCGCTGCCGCGGTGGTTGCGCCGAAATCAACCGTGACGCTCTGGCCGCACCGCACGCTTTCACCCCCGACCCGCGCCCGCCGCTCGAGAGTCTGCGCGCCGTGATCGCCGAAACCCGCCTCGAAGTGCCGGAAAACCTGCCGCCGATGGCCGGCGGTCTCGTCGGCTATCTCGGCTATGACATGGTGCGGCTGATGGAGGCGCTGCCGAGCGATAAGCCCGATCCGCTCGCGCTGCCCGACTCGATCCTGGTACGCCCGACGCTGTTTGCGATTTTCGATACCGTGAAGGACGAGTTGTCGCTGATCACCCCGGTCTATCCGCAAGCCGGGGTTACTGCCGAAGCCGCTTTCGCCCTGGCGCAAACGCGTCTCGCGGCGGCAGAGGCGGCGCTCAACCGGCCGCTGCCGCACCCGCCGCCGCCGGTCTCCCTGCCGCCGATGGCCGAGCCGAGTTCCAATTTCACCAAAGCGGAATTCATTGCCGCCGTCGAGCGCGCGAAGGAATACATCTTCGCCGGCGATGCCTTCCAGATCGTCCCCAGCCAGCGCTTTTCCGCCCCCTTCGCCTTGCCGCCCTTCGCCCTCTATCGCGCGCTCCGGCGCATCAACCCGGCGCCGTTCCTGTTTTTCCTCGATTTCGGCGGCTTCGCGGTGGTCGGCAGCAGCCCGGAAATCCTGGTGCGGCTCAGAGACGGCATCGTCACCATCCGCCCACTTGCCGGCACCCGCCGGCGCGGCGCGACGCGCGATGAGGATCTCGCGTTGGAGGCCGAACTGCTCGCCGATCCCAAGGAACGCGCCGAGCATCTCATGCTGCTCGATCTCGGCCGCAACGATGTCGGCCGCGTCGCCGAAATCGGCTCGGTGCGCGTCACCGAAAGCTTTTCGATCGAGCGCTTCAGCCATGTCATGCACATCATGTCGGACGTCCAGGGCAAGATCCGCCCGGGGCTCGACGCGGTCGACGCGCTGGTCGCCGGCTTTCCCGCCGGCACGCTGACCGGCGCGCCCAAGGTGCGGGCGATGGCAATCATCGACGAGCTGGAGCCGGTGCGGCGCGGCCTCTATGCCGGCTGCATCGGCTATTTTGCCGCGAACGGCACCATGGATACCTGCATCGGTCTCCGCACCGCTTTGGTCAAAGAGGGCGTGATGCATGTCCAGGCCGGATGCGGCGTGGTCGCCGATTCCAACCCCGAAGCGGAATACGAGGAGACGCGCCAGAAAGCCCGCGCGCTGTTCCGCGCCGCCGAGGAAGCGGTGCGCTTCGCCGCCGATCGCGGGCCGCGGTCAGGATAA
- a CDS encoding peptidylprolyl isomerase, with protein sequence MLARFRNHLNSWFVRALFLLLVLAFAVWGVGDVVRLIGGDPAVATVAGQKLDAPTVANAFQSQLQATERQMGADATPTPAMRREVALKTIEILITQAAMNAKAKALGIVVPDAALRQAVFAIPAFQGPAGSFDRRQFEMVLQKNGLDEGRFLDMLRGDMREQEILGALRAGVTPPETLLRAVLIYQDQTRAADAVELPFNAAAPPPAPTEAQLKRYYENHPGDFSAPEYRRIKAVVLSADTILKSITVPEDEIRQAFEQRKTEFSKPETRAIEVVVARTEEAASKLAITWRAGADWTEMTKAAEQAGESTLSLDAATPSQIPVPELAKAIFAAEPGVITGPLKTDLAWYVARVVKVNPPSSEGFDAVKDRLRDELARQQANEQLDKYATKLEDAIAGSGGLDQIPGDLGAVGIAGTLDAEGMTPDGKPAPLPGPEALNKALLAAAFQMKKGEPPRLAQTRDEAAPGSPPQPPAYYAVSVEDVIAPTLKPFEQVKPDVTRAWIEAAQRHAQEVTAATLLAAVEGGQSLADAALKAGVRMRRMPPVKRFAGAEGVPAALLAPLFALKPGEPTMIETNDSFVVAVPAEIHDPDPKTDTAEYEKIRASMQKRLGDDIEEIYVAAVRSAAHPEVNQALLNQIAAP encoded by the coding sequence ATGCTCGCCAGATTTCGTAACCATCTCAATTCCTGGTTCGTCCGGGCGCTGTTTTTGCTCCTCGTGCTCGCCTTCGCGGTCTGGGGGGTGGGAGACGTGGTGCGGCTGATCGGCGGCGATCCGGCGGTGGCGACCGTTGCCGGGCAAAAACTCGACGCGCCGACCGTCGCCAACGCGTTTCAGAGCCAGTTGCAGGCAACCGAGCGGCAGATGGGCGCGGACGCGACGCCGACCCCGGCGATGCGCCGTGAGGTCGCGCTCAAGACGATCGAAATCCTCATCACCCAGGCGGCGATGAACGCCAAGGCGAAGGCGCTGGGGATCGTGGTGCCGGATGCCGCGCTGCGGCAAGCGGTGTTCGCGATCCCGGCGTTCCAGGGGCCGGCGGGCAGCTTCGACCGCCGCCAGTTCGAGATGGTCTTGCAGAAAAATGGCCTCGACGAAGGCCGCTTCCTCGACATGCTGCGCGGCGACATGCGTGAGCAGGAAATCCTCGGCGCGCTCCGCGCCGGCGTCACCCCGCCCGAGACCCTGCTGCGCGCCGTGCTGATCTATCAGGACCAGACCCGCGCCGCCGACGCCGTGGAACTTCCCTTCAACGCAGCAGCACCGCCGCCCGCGCCCACCGAGGCGCAGCTCAAACGCTATTACGAAAACCATCCCGGCGATTTCAGCGCGCCGGAATATCGCCGCATCAAGGCGGTGGTGCTGTCCGCCGACACCATCCTCAAATCGATCACCGTCCCCGAGGACGAGATCCGCCAAGCGTTCGAGCAACGCAAGACGGAGTTTTCCAAGCCGGAAACCCGCGCGATCGAGGTCGTCGTCGCGCGGACCGAAGAGGCGGCGAGCAAACTCGCGATCACCTGGCGCGCCGGCGCGGACTGGACGGAGATGACCAAGGCCGCCGAGCAGGCCGGGGAATCGACCTTGAGCCTCGATGCCGCGACGCCGTCGCAAATCCCGGTGCCCGAACTCGCCAAGGCGATCTTCGCCGCCGAGCCCGGGGTCATCACCGGGCCGCTCAAAACCGATCTTGCTTGGTATGTCGCCCGCGTCGTCAAGGTCAACCCCCCGAGCAGTGAGGGGTTTGATGCCGTCAAAGACCGCCTGCGCGACGAGCTTGCGCGGCAACAAGCCAATGAGCAGCTCGATAAATACGCGACCAAGCTCGAAGATGCGATCGCCGGGAGCGGCGGGCTCGACCAAATCCCCGGCGATCTCGGCGCGGTCGGCATCGCCGGCACGCTGGACGCCGAGGGGATGACGCCAGATGGCAAACCGGCGCCGCTGCCCGGCCCCGAGGCGCTGAACAAGGCGCTGCTGGCCGCGGCTTTCCAGATGAAAAAGGGTGAGCCGCCGCGCCTTGCGCAAACCCGCGACGAAGCCGCCCCCGGCAGCCCGCCGCAGCCGCCCGCCTATTATGCCGTCAGCGTCGAAGACGTCATCGCGCCGACGCTCAAGCCTTTCGAGCAGGTCAAACCCGACGTCACCCGCGCCTGGATCGAGGCCGCCCAACGCCACGCGCAGGAAGTGACCGCAGCGACGCTGCTTGCCGCCGTCGAAGGCGGCCAAAGCCTCGCCGATGCGGCGCTCAAGGCCGGGGTCCGGATGCGGCGCATGCCGCCGGTCAAGCGTTTCGCCGGCGCCGAAGGCGTCCCGGCGGCGCTGCTCGCGCCGCTTTTCGCCTTGAAACCGGGCGAGCCGACGATGATCGAAACCAATGATAGTTTCGTGGTCGCGGTGCCCGCCGAAATCCATGACCCCGACCCCAAGACCGACACCGCCGAATATGAGAAGATCCGCGCCTCGATGCAGAAGCGCCTCGGCGACGACATCGAAGAGATCTATGTCGCCGCCGTCCGCAGCGCTGCCCACCCCGAGGTTAATCAAGCCCTGCTGAACCAGATCGCCGCCCCCTGA
- a CDS encoding PHA/PHB synthase family protein: MDEISPVSPLAAATVSPPRPQPSWPPSDDDAMAADRLLTAAIARLFGGFSPTEIGFAFLDWATALASHPHRRAELARAALSSAEAFARDLLGFDRTPQLVAASDHRFGDPRWQEMPFYAYQQAFLRTESFYDAATQPLRGMETASQRMVAFLTRQWLDVFSPSNFPALNPEIIAAAVNSGGRNFLAGWQNFLEDSAAAASGRSRLPLAVGRDIAATAGKVVLRNGLMELIQYRPTTAMVRPEPVLIVPAWIMKYYILDLSQHNSLIRTLVDQGFTVFCISWHDPGVEQRDIGLDDYRRLGVMAAIEAITAIAGAHPIHACGYCLGGTLLAIAAAAMARDGDRRLASVTLFAAQTDFTEAGELQLFITERQLAFLEDLMWQQGFLDNRQMAGTFQLLRSRDLIWSRMVREYLLGEREHPSDLMVWNADTTRMPYRMHSEYLRWLFLNNDLAEGRLIAGGHPVAVADIHAPFFVVGTESDHVAPWRSVYKIHLLNEGDVTFVLTSGGHNAGIVSEPGHPHRHFRRHRRITGEPYLGPEEWMARTAPEEGSWWPIWAAWLAEHSGSPGTPPAMGAAKAGYPAGADAPGQYVLEP, encoded by the coding sequence ATGGACGAGATCAGCCCCGTGTCACCGCTCGCCGCAGCCACGGTTTCGCCGCCACGCCCGCAGCCCTCCTGGCCGCCTTCGGATGATGATGCGATGGCCGCTGACCGGCTGCTCACCGCCGCGATCGCACGGCTCTTTGGCGGGTTTTCCCCGACCGAGATCGGGTTCGCCTTTCTCGATTGGGCGACGGCGCTGGCGAGCCACCCGCACCGTCGCGCCGAACTGGCGCGCGCCGCGCTCAGCTCGGCGGAAGCGTTCGCCCGCGATCTTCTCGGGTTCGATCGCACGCCACAGCTGGTTGCCGCGAGCGATCATCGCTTTGGCGATCCGCGCTGGCAGGAAATGCCGTTTTACGCCTATCAGCAGGCGTTCTTGCGGACGGAGAGCTTTTATGATGCGGCGACCCAGCCGCTGCGCGGGATGGAGACGGCGAGCCAGCGGATGGTCGCCTTCCTCACGCGGCAATGGCTCGATGTTTTCTCGCCGAGCAATTTTCCCGCCCTCAATCCCGAAATCATCGCCGCCGCGGTGAATTCCGGCGGGCGGAATTTCCTCGCGGGCTGGCAGAATTTCCTCGAAGACAGCGCCGCTGCGGCGAGCGGGCGCTCGCGCCTGCCGCTCGCCGTCGGGCGCGATATCGCGGCGACGGCCGGCAAAGTGGTGCTGCGCAACGGCCTGATGGAATTGATCCAGTACCGCCCGACCACGGCGATGGTGCGGCCCGAGCCGGTTCTCATCGTGCCAGCCTGGATCATGAAATATTACATTCTCGATCTCTCGCAACACAATTCGTTGATCCGCACTCTCGTCGACCAGGGATTCACGGTGTTCTGCATTTCCTGGCACGATCCCGGGGTTGAACAGCGCGATATCGGGCTCGACGATTACCGCCGCCTTGGCGTCATGGCAGCGATCGAGGCGATCACCGCGATCGCGGGGGCGCATCCGATCCATGCCTGCGGCTATTGCCTCGGCGGCACTCTGCTTGCGATCGCGGCGGCGGCGATGGCACGCGACGGCGACCGGCGTCTCGCGAGCGTTACCCTGTTTGCCGCCCAAACCGATTTCACCGAAGCCGGCGAGTTGCAGCTCTTCATCACGGAACGCCAACTCGCGTTTCTCGAAGATCTGATGTGGCAACAAGGCTTTCTCGACAACCGCCAGATGGCCGGGACGTTTCAATTGCTGCGCTCACGCGATCTCATCTGGTCGCGCATGGTGCGGGAATATCTGCTCGGCGAACGCGAGCACCCGAGTGACCTGATGGTCTGGAACGCCGATACCACGCGCATGCCCTATCGGATGCACAGCGAATATCTGCGCTGGCTGTTCCTCAACAACGATCTCGCCGAGGGGCGGCTGATCGCCGGCGGCCATCCGGTCGCGGTCGCGGATATCCATGCGCCGTTCTTTGTCGTCGGCACCGAGAGCGACCACGTCGCGCCCTGGCGTTCGGTCTATAAAATCCATCTCTTGAACGAGGGCGATGTGACATTCGTCCTCACCTCCGGCGGGCACAATGCCGGCATCGTCAGCGAGCCCGGCCACCCCCATCGCCATTTCCGCCGCCATCGCCGGATCACCGGCGAGCCCTATCTCGGCCCCGAGGAGTGGATGGCGCGCACCGCGCCCGAGGAGGGCTCATGGTGGCCGATCTGGGCGGCATGGCTTGCCGAGCATTCCGGATCGCCGGGCACGCCACCGGCGATGGGCGCGGCCAAGGCCGGTTATCCCGCCGGCGCCGACGCGCCGGGCCAGTATGTTCTAGAACCGTGA
- a CDS encoding bifunctional enoyl-CoA hydratase/phosphate acetyltransferase, with the protein MDAQTATQAAEMIENKTFAEIAIGESASLTRTLSADDIALFAVVSGDFNPAHLDPNFAAHDLFHRIIAHGMWSGGLISAVLGTKLPGPGTIYLRQDMRFLRPVGIGDAITATVTVREKSGHDHVVLDCRCTNQKGEDILTGTAEVKAPLEKISLPRTELPEVRLSRHGRFRELVAKAQGGAPLRTAIVYPCDALSIEAAAEAAAAGLIVPLLIGPEDKIRAAASEAGIDIAAMTLIPSAGARASAETACTMVREAKAEIVMKGALHTDELMHAVVDPGHGLQTARRISHVYMMDVPGHDRPLLITDAAINIAPTLEEKRDIVQNAIDLAQAMGIAEPKVAILSAVETVNPKLRSTLDAAALCKMADRGQITGARVDGPLAFDNAVSVEAAREKHIVSEVAGRADIFVVPDLEAGNMLAKQLTFLAGADAAGVVLGARVPIILTSRADSARTRIASAAVAVLLARTRSAGP; encoded by the coding sequence ATGGACGCCCAAACCGCGACCCAAGCGGCCGAGATGATCGAGAACAAGACCTTCGCCGAGATCGCGATCGGCGAAAGCGCCAGCCTCACGCGGACCTTGAGTGCCGATGACATCGCGCTGTTTGCGGTGGTGTCGGGGGATTTCAACCCGGCGCATCTCGATCCCAATTTCGCCGCCCATGATCTTTTCCACCGCATCATCGCCCATGGCATGTGGAGCGGCGGGCTGATCTCCGCCGTGCTCGGCACCAAGCTGCCGGGGCCGGGAACCATTTATCTGCGTCAGGACATGCGGTTTTTGCGTCCGGTCGGAATTGGCGATGCCATCACCGCGACCGTCACGGTGCGCGAAAAATCGGGGCATGATCATGTCGTGCTCGATTGCCGCTGCACCAACCAGAAAGGGGAGGATATTCTCACCGGCACGGCCGAGGTCAAGGCGCCGCTCGAGAAAATCAGCCTCCCGCGCACGGAACTTCCGGAAGTTCGCCTGAGCCGTCACGGGCGGTTTCGCGAACTTGTGGCCAAGGCGCAAGGCGGCGCGCCGCTCAGGACCGCGATCGTCTATCCCTGTGACGCGCTCTCGATCGAAGCCGCCGCCGAGGCCGCCGCGGCAGGATTGATCGTGCCGCTGCTGATCGGCCCGGAAGACAAAATCCGCGCCGCCGCCAGCGAGGCCGGGATCGACATCGCGGCGATGACGCTGATCCCGTCGGCGGGTGCGCGCGCCTCGGCGGAGACCGCCTGCACCATGGTGCGGGAAGCGAAGGCCGAGATCGTCATGAAGGGGGCCTTGCATACCGACGAATTGATGCATGCGGTGGTCGATCCGGGGCATGGCTTACAAACCGCGCGGCGGATCAGCCATGTCTACATGATGGACGTGCCCGGCCATGACCGACCGCTCCTGATCACCGATGCCGCGATCAATATCGCGCCGACGCTCGAGGAAAAGCGCGATATCGTCCAAAACGCCATCGATCTTGCGCAAGCCATGGGGATCGCCGAGCCGAAAGTCGCCATTCTTTCAGCTGTCGAGACCGTCAATCCGAAGCTGCGTTCGACGCTGGACGCGGCGGCGCTGTGCAAGATGGCGGATCGTGGCCAGATCACCGGGGCGCGGGTCGATGGGCCGCTCGCCTTCGATAACGCGGTGAGCGTCGAGGCGGCGCGGGAAAAACACATCGTCTCCGAGGTTGCCGGGCGCGCCGATATTTTCGTCGTGCCTGACCTCGAGGCCGGCAACATGCTCGCCAAGCAATTGACGTTTCTCGCCGGGGCGGATGCCGCCGGCGTCGTGCTTGGCGCGCGCGTGCCGATCATTCTCACCAGCCGTGCCGACAGCGCGCGCACCCGCATCGCTTCCGCCGCCGTTGCGGTGCTGCTCGCGCGCACCCGCAGCGCCGGCCCCTGA
- the recO gene encoding DNA repair protein RecO: MEWQAPAIILALRPHGEHDAVAHLLSEAEGLRRGLVRGGQGRRQAALWQTGNLIAARWQGRLAEQLGQFSGEPIRAAAALVLDDPLRLAMLTAICATVAGALPEQAPHPRVFAALWRLIEGVSGSESALAGLAALVRFEIGLLAELGYGLDLSSCALTGVGEDLAFVSPRSGRAVSRAAAGPWRERLLPLPAFLEDPAAAIDAGALAAGLRLSGHFLAREAFGSRHQPLPAPRQALYQRVLQLAERELSQ; encoded by the coding sequence ATGGAGTGGCAGGCCCCGGCGATCATTCTCGCGTTGCGACCGCATGGTGAGCATGATGCGGTGGCACATTTGCTCAGCGAAGCTGAAGGGCTGCGGCGCGGGCTGGTGCGCGGCGGCCAGGGGCGGCGCCAGGCGGCGCTGTGGCAAACCGGCAATCTCATCGCCGCGCGCTGGCAGGGGCGGCTTGCGGAACAGCTCGGCCAGTTCAGCGGCGAACCTATCCGCGCCGCCGCCGCGCTGGTACTCGATGATCCGCTGCGCTTGGCGATGCTCACGGCGATCTGTGCGACGGTTGCCGGCGCCCTTCCCGAACAGGCGCCGCATCCGCGGGTTTTTGCCGCGCTTTGGCGTCTGATCGAGGGGGTTTCGGGGTCCGAATCGGCGCTCGCGGGGCTTGCCGCGCTGGTTCGTTTTGAAATCGGGCTGCTCGCCGAACTCGGCTATGGCCTTGATCTTTCATCATGCGCGCTGACCGGGGTGGGGGAAGACCTTGCCTTCGTCTCGCCACGCAGCGGCCGCGCCGTGAGCCGGGCGGCGGCAGGCCCCTGGCGCGAACGGCTGCTACCGCTCCCGGCGTTCCTCGAAGACCCGGCGGCGGCGATCGATGCAGGCGCGCTTGCCGCGGGGCTGCGTTTGTCCGGCCATTTCCTCGCCCGCGAGGCCTTCGGCAGCCGCCATCAGCCGCTTCCGGCACCGCGGCAGGCGCTTTACCAGCGCGTCTTGCAGCTCGCCGAGCGGGAGCTTAGCCAATAG